The following proteins are co-located in the Aquarana catesbeiana isolate 2022-GZ linkage group LG02, ASM4218655v1, whole genome shotgun sequence genome:
- the LOC141129593 gene encoding olfactory receptor 52K2-like codes for MEGLTQNETTISYTEFILFGFPGIIKYRKLLTIPFMFIYVMILSGNILIIHRVFVEPSLHSPMFFLVNLLFAVNISSTTAVLPKLLLGLSFNSNQITLSGCLSQMFYIYFMAIFESGVILSMALDRFIAICRPLRYNDIMTTGLLVQLALIGVVRSALLVSPMVVLTSSVHFCRSNVILNFVCENMGLLSLACEDISQQQAVGLMVRILVTVVDVSLLLLSYSTIVYTAMKIAVGKARHKALHTCGAHLTVAMIIYLSALISSIVYRMHTHVSYDIQNLFNAFYLMIPASLNPFIYGLGVKEIRRCLTRSWRNKTMIVSSSSMHIRVNKTFVLRVSTKKKEEN; via the coding sequence ATGGAAGGGCTAACCCAAAATGAGACCACCATTTCTTACACAGAATTCATCCTCTTTGGGTTTCCCGGTATAATAAAATACCGGAAATTGTTGACAATTCCATTCATGTTTATCTATGTCATGATCTTGTCTGGAAACATCCTCATCATTCATCGGGTTTTTGTTGAACCGAGCCTCCACTCCCCTATGTTCTTCCTCGTGAACCTCCTCTTCGCTGTCAATATCTCCTCCACAACTGCCGTTCTGCCAAAGCTCCTCCTCGGTTTGTCTTTTAATAGTAACCAGATCACGTTGTCTGGTTGTCTCAGTCAAATGTTCTACATATACTTCATGGCTATTTTTGAGTCTGGCGTTATCCTCTCGATGGCCCTGGACAGGTTTATAGCTATCTGTCGACCTTTACGATACAACGATATCATGACCACGGGTTTGCTAGTCCAGTTGGCTCTGATTGGGGTGGTGCGGAGTGCCCTCCTTGTTTCTCCAATGGTGGTACTGACTTCCAGTGTCCATTTCTGTAGATCCAATGTTATTCTCAATTTTGTCTGTGAGAACATGGGGCTTCTGAGCCTTGCCTGTGAAGACATCTCACAACAGCAAGCTGTAGGTCTCATGGTTCGGATCCTGGTCACCGTTGTCGATGTCAGTCTTCTTCTGCTGTCCTACTCCACCATTGTCTACACAGCCATGAAGATTGCTGTTGGGAAAGCCCGTCACAAAGCCTTACACACCTGTGGAGCACATCTCACAGTGGCCATGATTATTTACCTGTCTGCGCTGATCTCCTCCATTGTGTACCGCATGCATACGCATGTTTCCTACGACATTCAGAACCTATTTAACGCATTCTATCTCATGATACCAGCTTCTCTTAATCCCTTTATCTATGGGCTGGGGGTGAAAGAGATCAGAAGGTGCCTCACCAGGTCCTGGAGGAACAAGACTATGATTGTCTCATCATCATCCATGCACATTCGGGTTAACAAGACATTTGTTTTACGAGTCTCcactaaaaaaaaagaagagaactgA